The region CCGCCTACACGGAGGCATTGAACGCGGCAGTGGATGCGGACCGGGCCGCGCATGGCAGGAAGCCGCTGGATCGCGACGACGATGAGCCGCCGTCTAGCAAGGACACCAAGCTCAGCCGGACCGATCCGGACAGCGGCTACATGGTGCGGGACGACAAGCCGAAGGGGTTCTTCTATCTGGACCACCGCACGGTGGATGCCAAGCACGCGATCATCACCGATACGCATGTGACGCCGGCCTCGGTGCATGACAGCCAGCCGTATCTGGATCGGCTGGATCGCCAGCGCGAGCGCTTTGAGTTCAAGGTCGAGGCGGTGGGGCTGGATGCGGGCTACTTCACGCCGGCGGTGTGCCAGGGGCTGGAGGAGCGAGGGATTGCCGGGGTGATGGGCTATCGCACGCCGAACCACAAGCCGGGCATGTTCTACAAACGGCAGTTCAAGTACGACGCGTATCGCAACGAATACGTGTGCCCGCAGGGGCAGGCCCTGCCGTACAGCACGACCAATCGGCTCGGCTATCGGGAATACAAATCCAATGCGCAGATCTGCGGGCGCTGCCCGGTACGATCGCAGTGCACGAACAGTGCGATCGCGGTGAAGGTGGTAACGCGCCACGTGTGGGAGCGCGCCAAGGAGCGGGTGGACGCGCGGCGCTTGACCGAATGGGGCCAACGCATTTACGCGCGGCGCAAGCAGACGGTGGAGCGCAGCTTCGCCGATGCCAAGCAGCTGCATGGGCACCGTTATGCCCGTATGCGTGGGCTACGCAAGGTGGCCGAGCAGTGCTTGCTGGCCGCGGCGGCACAGAACATCAAGAAGATTGCGATGCTGCTGGCGCGGAAGCGGAAAAAGGGGCCAGCGGGTCCCGATTGGCGCTTCGTGCGCATGCTGCTGCGTCTGGTGAGCGGTTTGCGCTGCAGCTTCGACTACCCGCTCGCGGCGAACCCGCAATCCTGATCCCAGAAAGACAAAACCCCACGCTCACAAAAACGTGGGGTTCGTCAGCAGTCTGACCGGAGCGCGAGGCTCCGGTTTTTGATGTCGGTTAAGAAACGGGGATCAGTCGACGAACGCGCGCTCGATCACGTAGTGGCCGGGAGCGCTGTTCTTGCCTTCGACGAGGCCCGCCTTCTTCAGCAGCTCGGTCGTGTCCTTCAGCATCGCGGTGCTGCCGCAGAGCATCACGCGGTCGCGCTCCGGCGAGAACGGCGGCACGTCCAGATCCGTGAAGAGCTTGCCGGACGCGATCAGATCGGTGATCCGGCCTTCGTTCTCGAACTCCTCGCGCGTGACGGTCGGGTAGTAGACGAGCTTCTCGCGGATCACGTCGCCGAGGTATTCGTGGCCCGGCAGGTCGTGCTTGATGTAGTCCATGTACGCGAGCTCGCCCTTCAGGCGGCACGTGTGGGTGAGGACCACCTTCTCGAAGCGCTCGTAAATGTCCGGGTCGCGAATGATCGACATGAACGGCGCGAGGCCCGTGCCCGTCGACAGCAGCCACAGCGTCTTGCCCGGCAGCAGGTTGTCGGCGACGAGCGTGCCCGTCGGCTTCTTGCCGATCAGGACCGGATCGCCGACCTTCAGGTGCTGCAGCCGCGACGTGAGCGGCCCGTTCTGCACCTTGATGCTGAAGAATTCGAGATGTTCTTCGTAGTTCGGGCTCACGATGCTGTAGGCGCGCGTGAGCGGCTTGCCGTCGACTTCCAGGCCGACCATCGTGAACTCGCCGTTGTTGAAGCGCAGGGCTTGGTCGCGGGTGCAGGTGAAGCTGAACAGCGTGTCGGTCCAGTGATGGACGGACAGGACGGTAGCGGTGTCGAATTTGCTCATGGATTCGGAAACAGACGCGTATAACGGGCCCCAAAACGGGCCCAAACCGAGGGCGTCGGCCCGATCACGGATCGGCCGGCAGGCGCGTCGGACACGCGCCTTCTCGATCAGACGATTGAGGAACTTGCTATTTTACCCTGCTTGAGGCACGCGCGGGCTCGGCCCCCGAGCGGCGCGCGGATTTGGCGCAACGAATTGCCGCCCGGCGGCCGTTACCGGTCGGCCGCGAGCTTCGCGCCGAGGCCGACGAGCGCCGCGCCGCACAGCGCGTCGAGCGGGCGCCGCACGCGCCGGTAGCCGCGCTGCGCGCGCGGATTCGCGAACAGGTACGCGACGCCGCAATACCAGCCGCCCGACATCGCGCCGATCGTCAGCAGCGTCGCGCCGCTGAACCACAGCGGCACGTGCGCGGGCATCATCGCCGCGAACACGCTCGTCCAGAACACGCACGATTTCGGGTTCGTCAGGCACGTGAAGAGGCCCGTGCGGTACGCGCGCAGGTAATCGCGCGTCGCGGGCGGGCTCGGGAGGGCGCCCGCGTCGTCCGCGAGGCCGGCCGCCGGCGCGGGGTCGCGCTGCGCGCTCGCGCGCAGCAGCTTGATGCCGAAATACGCGAGATAAACCGCGCCGCCGATCCGGATCGCCTCGTACAGCCAGGCGAGCTGATGCAGCACGGCCGCGACGCCGAGCATCGCGAGCGTCGCCCACGTGAGCGACGCGGTGCCGACGCCGAGCGCCGACACGGCGCCGAGGCCGCGACGGCCCGACAGCGACAGCTGCGAGATCATGAAGATGTTCGGGCCCGGCGTGACGAGCGCGACGAGGTAGACGGCGGCGATTTGCAGCAGGATCGGCAGCAGGTTCATGGTGGCGCGGGGTCGACGCAGGAGCAAGCCAAGCCGTTAATGTAGCGCGCCGCGCGCCGCCGTGCTCACGCCGGGTCGAGCCGCAGCCGCGCGACGTACGGCAGATGGTCGGACAGCCACGCGGTCTCGTCGCCGGGCGCGCGCCATTCGAGCGGCGTCATGCCGCGCACGAACATCTTGTCGAGCGCGAGCGCGGGCGAGAACGCCGGGAACGTGCGGCCCGACTCGCCGAGCAGCGTCGCCACTTCCGACAGGCCGATCTCGCCGAACAGCGGGATCGAATCGTTGCGCCAGTCGTTGAAGTCGCCCGCGAGCACGAGCGGCCCCGTGCGCGCGTTGCGCTCGATCCAGTGCGCGATCCAGTGCATTTGCCGCAGCCGCGCGGCGCGCGTGAGCGCGAGATGCGCGCACAGCAGCGTCACGGGCGCGCCGCCGGCGAGCGTCGCGCGCGCGACGAGCAGGCCGCGGCGCTCGAAGCGGTGCGCGGAGATGTCCCAGCGGCCGCCGAGATCGAGCGGATGCGGCGACAGGATCGCGTTGCCGTGCCGCCAGGACGGCTTGAACACGTTCGGCCCGAGCGCGATCTGCCAGTCGAGCGCGCGCGCGATCTCGGTCGCCTGGCAATGCCAGATGTCGTCGACGGGCTCCGCCATCGGCGCGCCGAAGCCCGCCGCGAGCACCGGCCGCGGCATGCGCCGCGCCATCGCTTCCTGCAGGAAATAGACGTCCGCGTGGGTCGACGCCACCCAACTGCGCATCGCTTCCCACGCGGTGAAGCCGAGCGGCGAGCGCCCCTTGTGCAGATTCCAGCTGACCGCGGTGATTTCGTCGGCGACGGGCAGCGGCTCGGCGAGCGGCGCGGTTTGGGGAACGTGCATGGCCGCTCAGTCCTCGACGACGCGTGCGCGCACGCGGTAGACGAGTTGCGGGTTGCGCTCGGCGAGCGTCCAGTCGGTCCATTGCGCGGCGCGCGCGTTCAGGCCCGGATGGCTTGCGACGATCCGCCGCGGCAGCGCAAACGTGCATGGCGCGCCGGCGGGCGGCGTCGCGCCTTCGTCGGCGAGCGTTTCCTGCGCGTCGATCGCGAGCGCGACCGCGCCGTCTTCGACGTACAGCGGCGCGACGGTGATCGTGCGCGACAGGCCGGAGCCGGGAGCATCGGCCGCCGACGCGGCCGCGGATGTCGCGGCGCAGCCCGCCGCCGGCGCGACGGGGAAGCTGTGCGTGTCCGAGCGGGCCTGGCCGACGGTGGTCTTCTGCTCGAACGCATCGATCGTCTGGCCGTCGCGTACTACCTGGATCTCCCAATCGACCACGGGCTGCGGCGCGCCTTGCGCATGCGCGGCGCCGGCAAGCGCGCCCGCGAAGCAGGCTTCAAGCACGAATTTTCCGGCGCGGGCGGGCCGGGAGGCGGGACTGGCGAACATCTTGCGCTTAAACGGAATCATCGAACTTCGGACCGCGCGGGTTTGTGCTCGGTTCAACTTTCGCACGCGGCGCCGTTATCGGGAACATCGACGACATGTGCGCGACGCGCGGATTTTTCAAGCGTCGGGCGGCGCGGCAAACGGGCGCGGCGACGGCGCGGGCGGCCGATGCGGCGGCGCCGCGCACGGCGGCGGACCGCGAATGGCGGCGCGAAGCGCACGACGTGAACTCATGATCATACGCGCGGCGCGTGTCGCGTGCAGCATCGCGCGCATGTTAGCAGCAGACCCCGGCGGCTGCTTGCTTGCACGCGATTTCGGGCTCGCTACACTGAAGTCGACGGGGTCTGATGGGTGGGCGGTAGCAAGGCGAGGTGTGCGATGACGACGGCGATGGTGAAACAGGAACTGGCGGTGGCTTCGTTCAGCACGGTCTACGATATCGAGCGAATCGAGACGGCGCTGAACGATCTGAACGAAGGCGCGAGCGATGCATTGCGCGCGACCTACGAGAAGATGCTGAAGACGGGCAATCTGCGCTTTTGCGTGAAGCCGACGCGCATGCCCGCGTTCGATTCGCTCGCGCAGGCGTTGCCGAACTTCGCCGAGCCGCTCGACGACGTGCGCAAGCAGGTGGCGCTGTGCCTCGAGACCGACGATCGCCTCGAATTGATGCCGATCCTGCTGCTCGGCGAGCCGGGCATCGGCAAGACGCATTTCGCGAAGGCGCTCGCGAAGATGCTCGGGACCGCTTACCACTACGTGCCGATGAGCTCGCTCACGGCGGGCTGGGTGCTCTCGGGCGCGTCGTCGCAGTGGAAGAACGCGAAGCCGGGCAAGGTGTTCGACGCGCTCGTCAACGGCTGCTATTCGAACCCGGTGATCGCGATCGACGAGATCGACAAGGCGGGCAGCGACGCGCAGTACGATCCGCTCGGCGCGCTGTATGCGCTTCTCGAGCACGACACCGCGAGCGCGTTCGTCGACGAATTCGCCGAGGTGCCGATCGACGCGGGCAACGTGATCTGGATCGCGACCGCGAACGACGCGAGCGCGATTCCCGAGCCGATCATGAACCGGATGAACGTGTACGAGATCGAGCCGCCCGATGCGTCGGGCGCGCGCCGCATCGCGCAGACGATCTACGGCGAGATCCGCAACGCGCACGCGTGGGGGCAGCGCTTTCCCGCCGCGCTCGGCGACGACGCGCTCGACGTACTCGCCGCGATGCCGCCGCGCACGATGCGCCGCGTGCTGCTGCATGCGTTCGGCGCGGCGCGGCTCGACGGGCGGGACGCGGTCGCGCCGCGCGACATCCGCACCGACGAGAGCGCGGGGCGGCGCCGTCCGATCGGCTTTTGACGGGCGGCGCGCGCGTGCGCTTCGCGCGACGTACAATCGAAGGTCCTGCCTTCGAAGCGTGAGCGAAGCGAATGACGATCGAGCGGATTGACTGTGTGGTGATCGGCGCCGGCGTTGTCGGCCTGGCGATCGCGCGCGAGCTGGCCACGCGCGGACGCGAGACGCTGATCCTGGAGGCGGCCGACGCGATCGGCACGGGCATGAGTTCGCGCAACAGCGAGGTGATCCATGCGGGGCTCTACTACCCGCGCGGGTCGCTGAAGGCTTCGCTGTGCTTGCACGGGCGAGACCTGCTGTACGACTTCTGCGAGACGCACGGCGTGCCGCACCGGCGCTGCGGCAAGCTCGTCGTCGCGACCTCGCCCGCGCAGGCGAAGCAGTTGAAGGCGATCGCCGCGCGCGCGGAGGAAAACGGCGTGCTCGATTTGCTGACGCTGTCGCGCGACGAGGTGCAGGCGCTCGAGCCTGAGCTCGAATGCCTCGAGGCGCTGTTCTCGCCGAGCACGGGCATCATCGACAGCCATCAGCTGATGCTCGCGCTGCTCGGCGACGCCGAGCGCGACGGCGCATCGTGCGCGCTGCGCTCGCCCGTCGAATCGATCGACGCGGCTGGCGGCCGCTTCGTCGTGCGCACGGGCGGCGAAGCGCCGGCCGCGATCGCGGCCGCGTGCGTGATCAACAGCGCGGGGCTCGACGCGCAGGCGCTCGCCAAGCGCATCCGCGGGCTCGATTCGCGCTGGGTGCCGCCGCTCTATCTCGCGCGCGGCAATTACTTCAGCCTGTCCGGCCGCGCGCCGTTCGCGCATCTCGTCTATCCGGTGCCGGACCGCGCCGGGCTGGGCGTGCACCTGACGCTCGATCTCGCCGGCGACGCCCGCTTCGGGCCCGACGTCGAATGGATCGACGCGCTGCGTTACGACGTCGACCCGCGCCGTGCCGAATCTTTCTACACGTCGATCCGCGCGTATTGGCCGGGATTGCCCGAAGGCTCGCTGCAGCCGGCTTACGCGGGCATTCGTGCGAAAGTCTCCGGTCCCGGCGAGCCCGCCGCCGATTTCGTGATCCAGGGCACGGCGCAGCACGGCGTGCGCGGGCTCGTGAACCTGTTCGGCATCGAGTCGCCCGGGCTCACCGCGGCGCTCGCGATCGCGCAGCGCGTCGGCGACATGGCGGCGCGCACGCGGCATACGTAGCGTGTGTGACGATTTCTTGTTTTCGGTTGGCTTATCTTCGGAATTACTCGCGACACATCGGGGCGCATGAGCGGTATGCTTGTGCGCTGCTGCCGCTAGAGCAGCGATAACCCACAATGTTGGAGCGAATGCCCATGAAAACGTCCCGCCGGAGTTTCCTGATCACGAGCGTCGGCGCCGTGTCGGCGCTCGCGCTCACGCGCGAAGCGTTCTCCGCCGATTTGCCGATGCTGTCCGAAACCGATCCGACCGCCGTTGCGCTCGGCTACAAGGCCGACGCCACCAAGGTCGACAAGGCGAAGTTCCCGAAATACGCGGCAGGCGAAGCCTGTGCGGGCTGCATGCTGTATCAGGGCAAGAAGGGCTCGGCGTCGGGCCCGTGCGGCGCGTTCCCCGGCAAGCAGGTGGCGGCGAAGGGCTGGTGCAACGCGTTCACGAAGATGGCGTGACGCGGGCCTGACGCGGCGCGCGTCGTCCCGCCGCACTGCATCGAAGCGGAAAAATACCCGCCGTCGTTCGGACGGCGGGTATTTTTTTATTGCTTGAAATCGATTCCCCCGCTTTCTACACTCGCTCAACAACGCCCGGCGCGGCGTTCGCTTTTTTTCGGCGACGCTATTCACGCACGGTGCGCGCCATGCGGCGACATCACGAAAGCACGACGACAGCGAGGGGCGAGGATGGCATCCATTGCGGCTTCGACGAAAACGGCGGGGCAGGTGTTGAACCGGCGCGCGGTGGTGGCGGCCGTGATCGGCAACGCGCTCGAATGGTACGACTTCACCGTCTTCAGCTTCATGACGGTCGTGATCGCCCAGTTGTTCTTTCCGACCAGCAGCGAATATTCGTCGCTGCTCCTCACCACCGCGACGTTCGGCGTCGCGTTCTTCATGCGGCCGATCGGCGGCATCGTGCTTGGCCTCTACGCGGATCGCGCGGGGCGCAAGGCGGCGCTGTCGCTCGTGATCCTGCTGATGACGTTCGGCATCTTCCTGATCGCGGTCGCGCCGCCCTATGCGGCGATCGGCATCGGCGGGCCGCTTCTCATCGTGCTCGGCCGCCTGCTGCAGGGCTTCTCCGCAGGCGGCGAATTCGGCAGCGCGACCGCGCTGCTGATCGAGGCGGCGCCGCTGTCGCGGCGCGGCTACTACGGCAGCTGGCAGATGGCGAGCCAGGCGGCGGCGCTGCTGTTCGGCTCGCTCGTCGGGGCGGCCGTCACGCGCGGCCTGTCGACCGAGGCGCTGCACGCGTGGGGCTGGCGCGTGCCGTTCCTGATCGGGCTCGTGATCGGGCCCGTCGGTTTCTACGTGCGCCGCCATCTCGTCGATTCGGAAGCGTTCCTGCAGGCGCGCGAGCGCGGCGAGCACGTGACGCTCGGCGAAGTGTTCGCGCGGCACGGGCGTGCGGTGGTGTGCGGGCTCGGCGCGGTGATCGCGCTCACCGTCACCGTCTACGTGCTGATCAGCTATCTGCCGACGTTCGCCGTCAAGCAACTGAAGCTGCCTTACGCGCAATCGTTCTATGCGGTGATCATCGGCAACCTGTTGCTGACCGCGCTGTCGCCCGTCGCGGGCGCGTGGTCCGACCGCATCGGGCGCAAGGGGTTGTCGCTGTGGGCGCTCGGGCTCACGCTCGTGATGATCTATCCGCTCTTCGCCTGGCTCGACGCGTCGCCGAGCATCGCGCGGCTGATCGCGGTGCAGGCGATGCTCTCGGTGACGCTCGCCGGCTACTATGGGCCGTTCGGCGCGATGATCGCCGAGCTTTTTCCGGCGAACGTGCGCTCGACGGGGCTGTCGCTCGCGTATAACGTCGCGGTGATGGTGTTCGGCGGCTTCGGCCAGTTCATCGTCACGTGGCTCATCAAGACGACGGGCACGCCGCTTGCGCCGACTTATTACGTGATGGCCGGGCTCGCGCTGTCGCTCGTCGCGCTCGCGTTCGTGCCGACAGAGCGCGATGCGCTCGATTGACCGATCTCGGCCGCAGGCCTCGCCGAGGGGCCGCACCGCCTCGCCGTGCGCGTGGCTCGCCGTCCGAGCGTCTCGCTGCCGATGTCCGATGCCGGACGCCCGATGTCCGATGCCGACGCGTGCCCCATCGCACGCGGCAACACGTCACGCAATCCGCAACAGTGGCGGCCCGAATCCGTTCGATCTCCGCAGACCTTTACGAAAACGCGAAGATATCAGGGATAACGCTGATCTCGGCGCGTCATCGCGCGCGTTTCGTCCGTCAAAGCCGTGTATTTCCACGTCATTGACGATTGCGAATGCATGACGGATGGTTTTTTCTCCAGCTTGTTCCTCTTACGAAAGCTCAAGTAATATCCGCCTACGCCGGCCTAGGCCGGCCTTGAACCGGAGACCTGGAGGAAACATGGAACATAACCGTCTGTTGCGCGCACTGCGTGCTACCGCCATCGCGGGCGTTGCAGCGGCATCGTTCGGCATCGCGGGTTCTGCATTCGCACAGATCCTGAACAAAACGCTCGTCTACTGCTCAGAAGGCAGCCCGGCGGGCTTCGATTCCGCGCAATTCACGACGAGCGTCGATTTCACCGCGTCGACGTTCCCGATCTACAACCGCCTCGTCGAATTCGAGCGCGGCGGCACGAAGGTCGAGCCCGGCCTCGCCGAGAAGTGGGACATCTCGGCCGACGGCAAGGTCTACACGTTCCATCTGCGCCACGGCGTCAAGTTCCATACGACCGATTTCTTCAAGCCCACGCGCGAATTCAACGCGGACGACGTCGCGTTCACGTTCGAGCGGATGCTCGATCCGAATCAGGCGTTTCGCAAGGCGTACCCGGTGTCGTTCCCGTACTTCACCGACATGGGCCTCGACAAGCTGATCGTGAAGATCGAGAAGCTCGATCCGTACACGATCCGCTTCACGCTGAAGGAGCCGAACGCGCCGTTCATCCAGAACCTCGCGATGGAATTCGCGTCGATCCTCTCGGCCGAATACGCGGACCAACTGATGAAGGCGGGCAAGGCGGCCGACATCAACCAGAAGCCGATCGGCACGGGCCCGTTCATCTTCCGCAGCTACACGAAGGACGCGACGATCCGCTTCGACGGCAATCCTGATTATTGGAAGAAGGGCGCGGTGAAGATCTCGAAGCTGATCTTCTCGATCACGCCCGACCCGGGCGTGCGCGTGCAGAAGATCAAGCGCAACGAGTGCCAGGTGATGAGCTATCCGCGGCCCGCGGACATCGCGACGCTGAAGGCCGATTCGAACGTCGACATGCCGTCGCTGCCGGGCTTCAACCTCGGCTACCTCGCGTACAACGTGCAGCACAAGCCCGTCGACAAGCTCGAAGTGCGCCAGGCGCTCGACATGGCGATCAACAAGAAGGCGATTCTCGAATCCGTCTATCAGGGCGCGGGCCAGGCGGCGAGCGCGCCGATGCCGCCGACCCAATGGTCGTACGACAAGAACCTGAAGGCCGCCGCCTACGATCCGGCGAAGGCGAAGGCGCTGCTCGCGAAGGCGGGCTACCCGAACGGCTTCCCGATCACGCTGTGGGCGATGCCCGTGCAGCGCCCGTACAACCCGAACGCGAAGCTGATGGCCGAGATGATCCAGGCCGATTGGGCGAAGATCGGCGTGCAGGCGAAGATCGTCACGTACGAGTGGGGCGAGTACATCAAGCGCGCGCATGCGGGCGAGCACGATACGATGCTGATCGGCTGGAACGGCGACAACGGCGATCCCGACAACTGGCTCGGCACGCTGCTCGGCTGCGAGGCGGTCAAGGGCAACAACTTCTCCGAGTGGTGCTACAAGCCGTTCGACGAGCTGATCCAGAAGGGCCGCGTGACGACGTCGCAGGACGGCCGCACGAAGATCTACATGCAGGCGCAGCAGATCTTCGCGCAGCAACTGCCGTTCTCGCCGATCGCGAACTCGACCGTCTATCAGCCGGTGCG is a window of Burkholderia mallei ATCC 23344 DNA encoding:
- a CDS encoding IS1182-like element ISBma2 family transposase, translated to MLKTPMPTQHELEMVTLEELVPKDHLLRQIDAAVDFEFIRAKVAHLYCADNGRPALDPVVMFKLLFIGYLFGVRSERQLMREVQVNVAYRWFARFRLTDKVPDASTFSQNRRRRFTDTTVYQEIFDEIVRQAIKRGLVDGRVLYTDSTHLKANANKGKFDVVKLEQTPAAYTEALNAAVDADRAAHGRKPLDRDDDEPPSSKDTKLSRTDPDSGYMVRDDKPKGFFYLDHRTVDAKHAIITDTHVTPASVHDSQPYLDRLDRQRERFEFKVEAVGLDAGYFTPAVCQGLEERGIAGVMGYRTPNHKPGMFYKRQFKYDAYRNEYVCPQGQALPYSTTNRLGYREYKSNAQICGRCPVRSQCTNSAIAVKVVTRHVWERAKERVDARRLTEWGQRIYARRKQTVERSFADAKQLHGHRYARMRGLRKVAEQCLLAAAAQNIKKIAMLLARKRKKGPAGPDWRFVRMLLRLVSGLRCSFDYPLAANPQS
- a CDS encoding high-potential iron-sulfur protein, with amino-acid sequence MKTSRRSFLITSVGAVSALALTREAFSADLPMLSETDPTAVALGYKADATKVDKAKFPKYAAGEACAGCMLYQGKKGSASGPCGAFPGKQVAAKGWCNAFTKMA
- a CDS encoding ferredoxin--NADP reductase, whose product is MSKFDTATVLSVHHWTDTLFSFTCTRDQALRFNNGEFTMVGLEVDGKPLTRAYSIVSPNYEEHLEFFSIKVQNGPLTSRLQHLKVGDPVLIGKKPTGTLVADNLLPGKTLWLLSTGTGLAPFMSIIRDPDIYERFEKVVLTHTCRLKGELAYMDYIKHDLPGHEYLGDVIREKLVYYPTVTREEFENEGRITDLIASGKLFTDLDVPPFSPERDRVMLCGSTAMLKDTTELLKKAGLVEGKNSAPGHYVIERAFVD
- a CDS encoding MFS transporter, with translation MASIAASTKTAGQVLNRRAVVAAVIGNALEWYDFTVFSFMTVVIAQLFFPTSSEYSSLLLTTATFGVAFFMRPIGGIVLGLYADRAGRKAALSLVILLMTFGIFLIAVAPPYAAIGIGGPLLIVLGRLLQGFSAGGEFGSATALLIEAAPLSRRGYYGSWQMASQAAALLFGSLVGAAVTRGLSTEALHAWGWRVPFLIGLVIGPVGFYVRRHLVDSEAFLQARERGEHVTLGEVFARHGRAVVCGLGAVIALTVTVYVLISYLPTFAVKQLKLPYAQSFYAVIIGNLLLTALSPVAGAWSDRIGRKGLSLWALGLTLVMIYPLFAWLDASPSIARLIAVQAMLSVTLAGYYGPFGAMIAELFPANVRSTGLSLAYNVAVMVFGGFGQFIVTWLIKTTGTPLAPTYYVMAGLALSLVALAFVPTERDALD
- a CDS encoding ABC transporter substrate-binding protein, encoding MEHNRLLRALRATAIAGVAAASFGIAGSAFAQILNKTLVYCSEGSPAGFDSAQFTTSVDFTASTFPIYNRLVEFERGGTKVEPGLAEKWDISADGKVYTFHLRHGVKFHTTDFFKPTREFNADDVAFTFERMLDPNQAFRKAYPVSFPYFTDMGLDKLIVKIEKLDPYTIRFTLKEPNAPFIQNLAMEFASILSAEYADQLMKAGKAADINQKPIGTGPFIFRSYTKDATIRFDGNPDYWKKGAVKISKLIFSITPDPGVRVQKIKRNECQVMSYPRPADIATLKADSNVDMPSLPGFNLGYLAYNVQHKPVDKLEVRQALDMAINKKAILESVYQGAGQAASAPMPPTQWSYDKNLKAAAYDPAKAKALLAKAGYPNGFPITLWAMPVQRPYNPNAKLMAEMIQADWAKIGVQAKIVTYEWGEYIKRAHAGEHDTMLIGWNGDNGDPDNWLGTLLGCEAVKGNNFSEWCYKPFDELIQKGRVTTSQDGRTKIYMQAQQIFAQQLPFSPIANSTVYQPVRKNIVDMRIEPLGYARFDGVSVK
- a CDS encoding NAD(P)/FAD-dependent oxidoreductase produces the protein MTIERIDCVVIGAGVVGLAIARELATRGRETLILEAADAIGTGMSSRNSEVIHAGLYYPRGSLKASLCLHGRDLLYDFCETHGVPHRRCGKLVVATSPAQAKQLKAIAARAEENGVLDLLTLSRDEVQALEPELECLEALFSPSTGIIDSHQLMLALLGDAERDGASCALRSPVESIDAAGGRFVVRTGGEAPAAIAAACVINSAGLDAQALAKRIRGLDSRWVPPLYLARGNYFSLSGRAPFAHLVYPVPDRAGLGVHLTLDLAGDARFGPDVEWIDALRYDVDPRRAESFYTSIRAYWPGLPEGSLQPAYAGIRAKVSGPGEPAADFVIQGTAQHGVRGLVNLFGIESPGLTAALAIAQRVGDMAARTRHT
- a CDS encoding AAA family ATPase; amino-acid sequence: MTTAMVKQELAVASFSTVYDIERIETALNDLNEGASDALRATYEKMLKTGNLRFCVKPTRMPAFDSLAQALPNFAEPLDDVRKQVALCLETDDRLELMPILLLGEPGIGKTHFAKALAKMLGTAYHYVPMSSLTAGWVLSGASSQWKNAKPGKVFDALVNGCYSNPVIAIDEIDKAGSDAQYDPLGALYALLEHDTASAFVDEFAEVPIDAGNVIWIATANDASAIPEPIMNRMNVYEIEPPDASGARRIAQTIYGEIRNAHAWGQRFPAALGDDALDVLAAMPPRTMRRVLLHAFGAARLDGRDAVAPRDIRTDESAGRRRPIGF
- a CDS encoding endonuclease/exonuclease/phosphatase family protein; translated protein: MHVPQTAPLAEPLPVADEITAVSWNLHKGRSPLGFTAWEAMRSWVASTHADVYFLQEAMARRMPRPVLAAGFGAPMAEPVDDIWHCQATEIARALDWQIALGPNVFKPSWRHGNAILSPHPLDLGGRWDISAHRFERRGLLVARATLAGGAPVTLLCAHLALTRAARLRQMHWIAHWIERNARTGPLVLAGDFNDWRNDSIPLFGEIGLSEVATLLGESGRTFPAFSPALALDKMFVRGMTPLEWRAPGDETAWLSDHLPYVARLRLDPA
- a CDS encoding LysE family translocator yields the protein MNLLPILLQIAAVYLVALVTPGPNIFMISQLSLSGRRGLGAVSALGVGTASLTWATLAMLGVAAVLHQLAWLYEAIRIGGAVYLAYFGIKLLRASAQRDPAPAAGLADDAGALPSPPATRDYLRAYRTGLFTCLTNPKSCVFWTSVFAAMMPAHVPLWFSGATLLTIGAMSGGWYCGVAYLFANPRAQRGYRRVRRPLDALCGAALVGLGAKLAADR